The following is a genomic window from Parabacteroides johnsonii DSM 18315.
CTTCCTCCCGTTGTGGTGGAATCGGACAACGGAGAGCTTCCGGCGGAAATTGCTCCCGAGGTAACGGAAGAGCCGGCTGTAGTGGAAACTGATGCGCCGGCTTCGACTCCGGTTGATGAACCTAAACGTGTGGTATTCCGTCATCCGGACACCAAATCGGTTCTCGATCAGCTTTTCCCATTCTCTTCTACACCTGTAAAACCGGAACCGAAGGCACAGGCAGAACAACCTGCAGCCGCTCAGCAGAACAATGCTCGTCAGAATAACAATAGACAGAACAATCAGAATAATCATAACAACCAGCGCAACAATAATAACAACAATGCTGTGCAGGAAAAACAGTATGAGTTTGACGGTATACTGACAGGGGTAGGTGTGTTGGAAATGATGCCTGACGGATATGGTTTCCTGCGTTCTTCTGATTATAACTACCTGACTTCCCCGGATGATATTTATGTATCACAATCGCAGATCAAGTTGTTTGGCTTGAAGACTGGTGACGTGGTGGAGGGTGCTATCCGTCCTCCGAAGGAAGGTGAAAAATATTTCCCGCTTGTTAAAGTAGACAAGATCAATGGCCGTACGCCGGAAGAGGTTCGCGACCGCGTTCCTTTCGATCATCTGACCCCTCTTTTCCCGGACGAAAAATTCATGTTGACGGCCCGTAAGTCTCCGAAAGTGTACGACAATATCGCCGTACGTGTAGTTGACTTGTTTTCACCGATCGGTAAAGGACAACGTGGTCTGATTGTAGCCCAGCCGAAGACCGGTAAGACAATGCTGTTGAAAGATATTGCCAATGCGATTGCTTCCAACCACCCTGAAGTGTATATGATTATCCTGTTGATCGACGAACGTCCTGAGGAGGTAACCGATATGGCTCGTAGTGTAGATGCCGAAGTGATCGCATCTACTTTCGACGAACCGGCTGAACGCCATGTGAAGATCGCAGAGATCGTTCTGAACAAGGCTAAACGTATGGTGGAATGTGGCCATGATGTCGTGATCCTGTTAGACTCTATCACGCGTTTGGCTCGTGCTTACAATACGGTTCAACCGGCTTCTGGAAAGGTTCTCTCCGGTGGTGTGGATGCGAATGCTTTGCAGAAACCAAAACGTTTCTTCGGGGCTGCCCGTAACATCGAAAACGGTGGTAGTTTGACAATCCTGGCAACGGCATTGACAGAAACCGGTTCGAAGATGGACGATGTGATCTTTGAAGAATTCAAAGGAACGGGGAATATGGAATTGCAGTTGGATCGCAAACTGGCGAACAAACGTGTTTATCCGGCTGTCGATATCACGGCGTCCAGCACGCGTCGCGACGATCTGTTGCAGGATGAAAGTACGGTAAACCGTATGTGGATTTTGCGTAAGTACTTAGCCGATATGAACTCTATGGAGGCTATGGAATTTGTCAAGAAACGCATGGAGCAGACATTTGATAATATGGAGTTCCTGGCTTCGATGAACGGATAAATAGGAGATTCCCGATATTTATAGAGGGGGGACAAGCACATTTTGCTCTCCCCCCTTTTTTATTTATTCTTTCTCAAATGTGTTCCTGTATTCTGAGGGGGTCATACCATACTTTTCACGAAAGATACGGTAGAAGCTGCGGACGTTGCTGAAGCCGGAATCGGTAGCTACGGCCTCTATCGTGTATCTTTTGTAGTCTTTGAGTAGGTGGATGGAATAGTCCAAGCGCTTGTTATTGATATATCCGCTAAAGTTTGTTCCGCTATATGCTTGGATCAATTGGGCGAACGTGTTTTTGGAAATATGGAGTTGGTTCAGTAGCAGTTCCCTGGATATGTTCGGGTCCAAGAACAGTTTATCCTCTTCGACCAGGCGGTCCAGTTCTTCAAATAGCTTTTTGTCTTCTGCTGACGTTCGTATGTCGCCATAATCTTCTTCCTTTTCTCTGGATTGTGTTTGTTTCCCGCTTGCTATCGGAAGAGACGGCTCATGTTGCTGTTTTAAC
Proteins encoded in this region:
- the rho gene encoding transcription termination factor Rho, whose protein sequence is MQKYNILELNEKLLPELQSIAEELGIKKVSSLKKEELVYRILDEQAISYAGIQAEKEKEKEAKKAERQTKAKKTKAAAPKGAKADAKTKAVAPATPVEVSTEEVASEAPEQPERKRRTRIDKKEKVAAAAVPVQKNEEAVVSKSTVSVNAPVSEALVQVNDTTADVPTETVKPAAKKMVKKTDKPVEKPLLPPVVVESDNGELPAEIAPEVTEEPAVVETDAPASTPVDEPKRVVFRHPDTKSVLDQLFPFSSTPVKPEPKAQAEQPAAAQQNNARQNNNRQNNQNNHNNQRNNNNNNAVQEKQYEFDGILTGVGVLEMMPDGYGFLRSSDYNYLTSPDDIYVSQSQIKLFGLKTGDVVEGAIRPPKEGEKYFPLVKVDKINGRTPEEVRDRVPFDHLTPLFPDEKFMLTARKSPKVYDNIAVRVVDLFSPIGKGQRGLIVAQPKTGKTMLLKDIANAIASNHPEVYMIILLIDERPEEVTDMARSVDAEVIASTFDEPAERHVKIAEIVLNKAKRMVECGHDVVILLDSITRLARAYNTVQPASGKVLSGGVDANALQKPKRFFGAARNIENGGSLTILATALTETGSKMDDVIFEEFKGTGNMELQLDRKLANKRVYPAVDITASSTRRDDLLQDESTVNRMWILRKYLADMNSMEAMEFVKKRMEQTFDNMEFLASMNG